One genomic segment of Dysosmobacter sp. Marseille-Q4140 includes these proteins:
- the mtaB gene encoding tRNA (N(6)-L-threonylcarbamoyladenosine(37)-C(2))-methylthiotransferase MtaB: protein MKIAIYTLGCKVNQYETQAMEQELRRRGHQVVPFEEAADAYVVNSCSVTAVSDRKSRQMLYRVRREHPQAVLALCGCYSQTHPEDVEQLDVDLIAGTGDRTGFLDLLERETEERRRLVALDNSFDRREFEVLPAGGLEDRTRCLLKVEDGCVNFCSYCIIPYARGRVRSLPLDRAAEQAAGLKAAGYREIVVTGIEISSWGQDFKDGKSLIDLLETIAAAAPGVRLRLGSLEPRTVTEAFCRRAAQLPDLCPQFHLSMQSGCDETLRRMNRKYDTARYLQSVELLKAHFDRPAVTTDLIVGFPEETEAEFEKTLDFIRACGFARMHIFPYSIRPGTPAAKMRQVPKSVKEDRAHRAAAVAAELQRAYLAGCVGQTYPVLFEQPKDGWFFGHAPNYAEVLVKGEDLHNQIRSVTITSADGEFLYGTIKE, encoded by the coding sequence ATGAAAATTGCCATTTACACCTTGGGCTGCAAGGTGAACCAATACGAGACCCAGGCCATGGAGCAGGAGCTGCGCCGCCGGGGCCACCAGGTGGTGCCCTTTGAGGAGGCGGCGGACGCCTATGTGGTCAATTCCTGCTCCGTCACGGCGGTCAGCGACCGCAAGTCCCGGCAGATGCTCTACCGGGTCCGGCGGGAACATCCCCAGGCGGTGCTGGCCCTGTGCGGCTGCTACTCCCAGACCCACCCGGAGGACGTGGAGCAGCTGGACGTGGACCTGATCGCCGGCACCGGGGACCGGACCGGCTTTCTGGACCTGCTGGAGCGGGAGACGGAGGAGCGGCGGCGCCTGGTGGCCCTGGACAACTCCTTCGACCGCCGGGAGTTTGAGGTGCTGCCCGCGGGGGGCCTGGAGGACCGGACGAGGTGCCTTTTGAAGGTGGAGGACGGCTGCGTCAACTTCTGCTCCTACTGCATCATCCCCTACGCCCGGGGGCGGGTCCGCTCATTGCCGCTGGACCGGGCGGCGGAGCAGGCGGCGGGATTGAAGGCCGCCGGATACCGGGAGATCGTCGTCACCGGCATCGAGATCTCCTCCTGGGGCCAGGACTTCAAGGATGGCAAGAGCCTGATCGATTTGCTGGAGACCATCGCCGCGGCGGCGCCGGGGGTGCGGCTGCGGCTGGGGAGCCTGGAGCCCCGCACCGTCACGGAGGCGTTCTGCCGCCGGGCGGCGCAGCTGCCGGACCTGTGCCCGCAGTTCCACCTGTCCATGCAGAGCGGTTGTGACGAGACGCTGCGCCGCATGAACCGCAAGTACGACACCGCCCGGTATCTCCAGTCCGTGGAGCTGCTGAAGGCCCACTTCGACCGTCCCGCCGTCACCACGGACCTGATCGTGGGCTTCCCGGAGGAGACGGAGGCGGAGTTTGAAAAGACCCTGGACTTCATCCGCGCCTGCGGCTTTGCCCGGATGCACATTTTCCCCTACTCCATCCGCCCCGGCACCCCGGCGGCCAAGATGCGCCAGGTGCCCAAATCCGTCAAGGAGGACCGGGCCCACCGGGCGGCGGCGGTGGCGGCGGAGCTGCAAAGGGCCTATCTGGCCGGCTGCGTGGGACAGACCTACCCCGTTCTCTTCGAGCAGCCCAAGGACGGGTGGTTCTTCGGCCACGCCCCCAACTACGCCGAGGTGCTGGTGAAGGGGGAGGACCTGCACAACCAGATCCGCTCCGTGACCATCACCTCCGCCGACGGGGAATTCCTCTACGGGACCATCAAGGAGTGA
- a CDS encoding cysteine desulfurase translates to MIYLDHAATTPIPRAVADAMYEVLAERFGNPSSQYPLGADMKRAVEQWRRTVAQALGCDAGRLYFTSCGTEADAWAVTAACWQNRHLGKHIVTTAVEHSAVLESCRWMEKQGYEVTYVAPGSDGVITAEDILSAVRPDTALVSCMLVNNELGCLYPIEEIARGLAARNPKTLLHTDAVQGFLKVPFAANTLGADFISISGHKIGGPKGIGALYIGPRVKNPRPLLPGGGQEGGLRSGTEATAQMAGFAKAVELRTERLTEILDHMAALRAHAAEVLGAIPDLKILGGGPAAPHILSVSLEGWPSQNIVTDLGSQGICISAGSACHRGKPSHVVAALKLPKKVSGGVIRLSFGPETTFDDIDRCAEALRRHHDTRMPML, encoded by the coding sequence ATGATCTATCTGGACCACGCCGCCACCACCCCGATCCCCCGGGCCGTGGCAGACGCCATGTATGAAGTGCTGGCGGAGCGCTTCGGCAACCCCAGCTCCCAGTATCCCCTGGGGGCGGACATGAAGCGGGCGGTGGAGCAGTGGCGCCGCACGGTCGCCCAGGCTCTGGGCTGCGATGCCGGGCGGCTGTATTTCACCTCCTGCGGCACCGAGGCCGACGCCTGGGCCGTCACCGCCGCCTGCTGGCAGAACCGGCACCTGGGAAAGCACATCGTCACCACCGCCGTGGAGCACAGCGCCGTCCTGGAGTCCTGCCGCTGGATGGAGAAGCAGGGCTATGAGGTCACCTATGTGGCCCCCGGCAGCGACGGTGTCATCACGGCGGAGGACATCTTATCCGCCGTCCGCCCCGACACGGCCCTGGTCTCCTGCATGCTGGTCAACAACGAGCTGGGCTGCCTCTACCCCATTGAAGAGATCGCCCGGGGGCTGGCGGCCAGAAACCCCAAGACCCTGCTGCACACCGACGCGGTCCAGGGCTTTTTGAAGGTGCCCTTTGCCGCAAACACCCTGGGCGCGGACTTCATCTCCATCTCCGGCCACAAGATCGGCGGCCCCAAGGGCATCGGCGCGCTGTACATCGGCCCCCGGGTGAAGAACCCCCGCCCCCTGCTGCCCGGCGGCGGCCAGGAGGGAGGCCTGCGCTCCGGCACCGAGGCCACCGCCCAAATGGCGGGCTTCGCCAAGGCCGTGGAGCTGCGGACGGAGCGCCTGACCGAGATCCTGGACCACATGGCGGCCCTCCGGGCCCACGCCGCGGAAGTCCTCGGCGCCATCCCCGACCTGAAGATCCTGGGCGGCGGCCCCGCCGCGCCCCACATTCTCTCCGTGTCCCTGGAGGGCTGGCCCAGCCAGAATATCGTCACGGACCTGGGCAGCCAGGGCATCTGCATCTCCGCCGGCTCCGCCTGCCACCGGGGCAAGCCCAGCCATGTGGTGGCGGCGCTGAAGCTGCCCAAAAAGGTCTCCGGCGGCGTGATCCGCCTGAGCTTCGGCCCGGAGACCACCTTTGACGACATCGACCGGTGTGCCGAGGCACTGCGCCGCCATCACGACACCCGGATGCCTATGCTGTAA